The window TCGTGAAGTTCTGCACCTGAGCCCTCAGGTATGAACCGCTCTACCGCAAAAGTGTCAACTTGATGGCCCGCAAGCACATTGAGCATCTGTGGGATCGAGCACATGTTCCGCCTTGTGACGGTCATCATGACGGCGACCTCCATGCCCTGGGACTTGAGGAGATCTATCGCCGCAAGCGTTCGCTCGAACGTGCCGTTGCCCCGGATTGAGTCGTTGAGCTCGGCGGATGGGCCTTCGAGCGAGACCTGGACACGTCGGAGCTTCGTCGCAGTGCGCAGGCGCGCAACGTCTTCATCCGAAATGAGCGCTCCGTTGGTCAGGATGTCGTAGTAGCCCACAACGTCGCTGGAGTCGAGCCGGGTCATGAGCGCGAACAGCTCCTCGCGCCTCATGAACGGTTCGCCGCCGGTGAGGGAGAAGGAGCCGATTCGGTTCCACGCGCGAAGCGCACGCTCCATTTCGGCGAAGACGGCTTGGAGGTCTACCAGTGCCAGCTCGTCCGAGGAGGAGTACGACTCGTGGTAGCAGTGGGCGCAGCGTTGATTGCACCGTTCAGTGATGTGCCACTGAAAGTAGAACTCGTCCCCCGCCGGAATCTCCACCGGTCACTCCCAGATGCAAAGTACGTGCGAAGTTGCCAACCACGCCGGGCGAATGCATCGACCTCTAGCAGCCGAAAGTCGATTCTACCCGCCCCGAGTGAGCAGTACTATAGAAACAGAATACACCACGTGCCAACTCGGGCGCGGAATCCCGACCGCAGTGGCTTGCGGTGCGCGGCGCCTACCTTGGTGCGGGCGAA of the Actinomycetota bacterium genome contains:
- a CDS encoding radical SAM protein, which translates into the protein MEIPAGDEFYFQWHITERCNQRCAHCYHESYSSSDELALVDLQAVFAEMERALRAWNRIGSFSLTGGEPFMRREELFALMTRLDSSDVVGYYDILTNGALISDEDVARLRTATKLRRVQVSLEGPSAELNDSIRGNGTFERTLAAIDLLKSQGMEVAVMMTVTRRNMCSIPQMLNVLAGHQVDTFAVERFIPEGSGAELHDAMLTPGEAREVFETVHAIGVAERRVRVLMYRPLFALVDSDDPTVGAMCSVGTNALTIMHDGTVYPCRRLPIALGHVLRDGLFKIWYDSDFLWKVRDPANLADCAECDLVAVCRGCRAMAHFASGDCFGADPHCWRPVECTA